In the genome of Xyrauchen texanus isolate HMW12.3.18 chromosome 33, RBS_HiC_50CHRs, whole genome shotgun sequence, one region contains:
- the brsk1a gene encoding LOW QUALITY PROTEIN: serine/threonine-protein kinase BRSK2 (The sequence of the model RefSeq protein was modified relative to this genomic sequence to represent the inferred CDS: substituted 1 base at 1 genomic stop codon), which produces MSSKELSVIQAAQYVGPYRLEKTLGKGQTGLVKLGIHCITGQKVAIKIVNREKLSESVLMKVEREIAILKLIEHPHVLKLHDVYENNKYLYLVLEHVSGGELFDYLVKKGRLTPKEARKFFRQIISAVDFCHSHSICHRDLKPENLLLDERNNIRIADFGMASLQMGDSLLDTSCGSPHYACPEVIRGEKYDGRRADVWSCGVILFALLVGALPFDHDNLRQLLEKVKSGVFHMPHFIPPDCQALLRGMIEVNPEKRITLEAIQKHAWYQAGRNEPCPEQPLPRRVCMGRVMSLTELDPDVLDSMYSLGCFRDRVKLTQDLQCEEDNQEKMIYYLLLDRKVRYPSYEDEDLPPRNDVDPPRKRVDSPMLTRHGRCRPERKSLEVLSVTEQGSPTPPRRVLDTSCHSQRSRSVSGASTGLSPSPLSSPRVSACXPFVTPQGSPLPTPLGTPVHHPHPPTATPPCSSSSSPSSSRAEGGGVGVGSLSLTPPSSPGGGGGMAASSSAHWKTRLNSLKNNLLGSPRFHRRKLQVPTTEDMSSLTPESSPELAKRSWFGNFISLEKEEQIFVVIRDKPLSSIKADIVHAFLSIPSLSHSVISQTSFRAEYKSSGGPSVFQKPVKFQVDISFSEGDRERERERDGQKDFGIYSVTFSLISGPSRRFRRVVETIQAQLLSSHDQPLVQALSDEKNNRPPRTPTRQNSRRSEGGSDRCEWVDRGEGGVLLQRRGSGKERTRLLSSSGTQSQP; this is translated from the exons ATGTCGTCTAAAGAACTGTCAGTGATTCAGGCAGCTCAGTATGTAGGGCCATATCGACTGGAGAAGACCCTCGGGAAAGGCCAGACAG GTCTGGTGAAGCTGGGGATTCACTGCATCACTGGTCAAAAAGTAGCCATCAAAATAGTCAACAGAGAAAAGCTCTCAGAATCTGTGTTGATGAAG GTGGAGAGAGAGATTGCCATTTTAAAACTGATCGAGCATCCACATGTGTTGAAACTTCATGATGTTTATGAGAACAACAAATACCT ATATTTGGTATTGGAGCATGTATCAGGTGGAGAGCTGTTTGACTATTTGGTGAAGAAGGGCAGACTGACGCCTAAAGAGGCGAGAAAGTTTTTTAGACAAATAATATCTGCTGTGGACTTCTGTCACAGTCACTCCATTTG TCATAGAGACCTGAAGCCAGAAAACCTCCTGCTGGATGAGAGGAACAATATCAGAATTGCAGACTTTGGCATGGCATCACTACAGATGGGAGACAGTCTGTTAGATACAAGCTGTGG ATCTCCACATTATGCTTGTCCAGAGGTTATCAGG GGTGAGAAATATGATGGACGACGGGCGGACGTGTGGAGCTGTGGAGTTATTCTCTTCGCTCTTCTAGTG GGCGCGCTGCCCTTCGACCATGATAACCTGCGGCAGCTGCTGGAGAAGGTGAAGAGTGGAGTGTTCCACATGCCCCATTTCATCCCACCTGACTGCCAGGCTCTCCTGCGTGGCATGATTGAGGTCAATCCTGAAAAGAGAATCACG CTAGAGGCCATTCAGAAGCATGCCTGGTATCA AGCTGGCCGTAATGAGCCATGTCCGGAGCAGCCACTCCCGAGGCGTGTGTGCATGGGACGGGTCATGTCTCTCACTGAGCTGGACCCAGATGTGTTGGACAGCATGTATTCTCTGGGGTGTTTCAGGGACAGGGTTAAACTCACCCAGGACCTGCAGTGTGAGGA aGATAACCAGGAGAAGATGATCTATTATCTTCTGCTGGATCGTAAAGTGCGCTATCCCAGCTATGAGGATGAGGATCTTCCTCCCAGAAACGATGTTG ACCCTCCACGGAAGCGTGTAGACTCACCTATGTTGACCCGCCATGGCCGTTGCCGACCAGAGAGAAAGAGTCTGGAGGTGTTGAGTGTAACAGAGCAGGGCTCTCCTACACCCCCACGCAGAGTGTTGGATACCTCATGTCACAGCCAAAG ATCTCGATCTGTTAGTGGAGCATCAACTGGCCTGTCTCCTAGTCCTCTAAGTAGTCCCAGGGTAAGTGCCTGTtagcctttt GTCACCCCTCAGGGCTCTCCCCTGCCTACCCCCCTGGGTACCCCAGTGCatcacccccacccccccaccgcTACCCCACCCTGTTCTTCCTCCTCTTCCCCTTCTTCCTCCCGAGCCGAGGGAGGAGGTGTGGGTGTCGGCTCACTCTCCTTGACCCCACCCTCTAGTCCAGGAGGAGGCGGGGGCATGGCTGCCAGTAGCTCTGCCCATTGGAAGACACGCCTCAACTCATTGAAGAACAACCTGTTGGGGTCACCGCGATTCCATCGACGCAAGTTACAGG TGCCAACTACAGAGGACATGTCCAGTTTAACTCCAGAATCAAGTCCAGA GCTAGCCAAGAGGTCTTGGTTTGGGAATTTCATCAGTCTGGAAAAAGAAGAGCAGATTTTTGTGGTCATCAGAGACAAACCCCTTAGTTCGATCAAAGCTGATATCGTCCATGCATTCCTCTCT ATCCCCTCCCTCAGTCACAGCGTAATCTCCCAGACAAGTTTTCGAGCAGAGTACAAGTCTTCTGGAGGTCCATCTGTTTTCCAGAAACCCGTCAAATTCCAAGTAGACATCTCGTTCTCTGAGGGGGAcagagagcgggagagagagagggatggacaGAAGGATTTTGGAATCTACAGTGTTACTTTTAGCCTAATATCAG GTCCAAGTCGCAGGTTTAGAAGAGTTGTTGAAACGATTCAAGCCCAGTTGCTCAGTTCTCATGATCAGCCCTTGGTACAAGCTCTTTCAG ATGAGAAGAACAATCGCCCTCCTAGAACACCAACCAGACAAAACTCCCGCCGCTCAGAGGGTGGAAGCGATCGCTGTGAATGGGTGGATCGTGGAGAGGGTGGGGTTTTACTCCAGCGCAGGGGGTCGGGCAAAGAGAGAACCCGCCTACTTTCCTCCAGTGGAACGCAATCACAGCCTTGA